A stretch of the Rosa rugosa chromosome 5, drRosRugo1.1, whole genome shotgun sequence genome encodes the following:
- the LOC133711597 gene encoding G-type lectin S-receptor-like serine/threonine-protein kinase SRK, with amino-acid sequence MWTHEQFLSYSLNHIYEPLQAWNLWNEDRGLELVDEILGDSYSSSEVLKCVQIRLLCVQDKAVDRPTMADIALMLSSEKDGPQPKMPVFTIQNSAFHPQPHSEDTNSSKNEASITMIEGR; translated from the coding sequence ATGTGGACTCATGAGCAGTTTCTTTCGTATAGCTTAAACCACATATATGAACCTTTACAGGCATGGAACTTGTGGAATGAAGACAGGGGATTGGAGTTGGTAGATGAAATATTGGGTGATTCATATTCCTCATCGGAAGTATTGAAATGCGTGCAAATCAGGCTTCTCTGTGTACAAGACAAAGCTGTGGATAGGCCAACCATGGCGGATATAGCTTTGATGTTAAGTAGTGAGAAAGATGGTCCACAACCTAAGATGCCTGTATTCACTATCCAAAACTCAGCTTTTCATCCTCAACCACACTCTGAGGATACTAATTCCTCCAAAAATGAAGCTAGCATTACAATGATTGAAGGTCGATAA